In the Anguilla anguilla isolate fAngAng1 chromosome 7, fAngAng1.pri, whole genome shotgun sequence genome, one interval contains:
- the ppargc1a gene encoding peroxisome proliferator-activated receptor gamma coactivator 1-alpha isoform X2 — MEGYALSEDELFSSCLHNFTWENAHDQCAALVGEDQPLCPDLPELDLSELDVSDLDADSFLGGLKWYSDQSEIISNQYGNEASNLFEIDDENEANLLAVLTETLDSIPVDEDGLPSFEALADGDVTNASDQSCPSTPDGSPPTPETEEPSLLKKLLLAPANSQLSYNQYTGGKTQNHAASNHRNRPTPAVVKTENPWTCKPRGACSQQARPVRRPCTELLKYLTSGADALHTEACEAKSARGGGGSRDKSGGVCPSSSSSSASPSSSSTSSFSSLSSSSSSSSSSKKKPAPSSLSLQPQPHQPQQPQQQQQPAQSQSQSLSQPQQQPQPQPQQQTQRAKPTTLPLPLTPESPNDHKGSPFENKSIERTLSVELSGTPGLTPPTTPPHKASQENPFKTSIKSKLSSCTSSPPAKKARLEEPPSCALKRGPEQTELYAQLSKVPALPLGGPEECKGKRGAPRAFGDHDYCQFMSTKRHLSLGLPLGCLDGRHAECWDATAPPSSSSSSFFSSSASSSSSRPCSLAGQLRGVSSVEHEPAPNRDGQRQGQAPQARPPADGGESGRRKPLRDQEIRAELNKHFGHPKQAIYSEDKPAGAPGPEESDSGDEYYRKLPGYVHPGLPLDGVLEDSEDEHERFLFPWEGSHLDLLLQGSPSCSPSSCSPSRSSVSPPASLFSSSQRFHWPSAASRSRSRSASFRRRRSLSRSPFSRSRSRSPCSRSASRSPQHVDSSTCKSRAPKSPHTQSRSHSRSPFSRRPRYDSYEEYQHERLKREEHRRDYEKREFERAEQRERQRQKAIEERRVVYVGRLRSDSTRTELKRRFEVFGEIEECAVNLRDDGDNFGFITYRYTCDAFAALENGHTLRRSNEPQFELCFGGRKQFCKSNYTDLDSHSDDFDPASTKSKYDSMDFDSLLREAQRSLRR, encoded by the exons ATAGATGATGAAAATGAGGCCAACTTGCTGGCAGTGCTCACAGAGACCCTGGACAGCATCCCGGTGGACGAGGACGGATTGCCTTCCTTCGAGGCCCTGGCAGATGGGGACGTGACCAATGCCAGCGACCAGAGCTGTCCCTCCACGCCCGACGGCTCCCCCCCTACCCCGGAAACCGAGGAGCCGTCTCTG CTGAAGAAACTCCTGCTGGCACCTGCTAACTCACAGCTCAGCTATAATCAATACACAGGTGGCAAGACACAAAACCATGCAGCCAGCAACCACAGGAACAGACCAACACCTGCTGTCGTCAAG ACGGAGAACCCCTGGACCTGCAAACCGAGGGGAGCCTGTTCGCAGCAGGCCAGGCCAGTGAGACGCCCCTGCACTGAGCTGCTCAAGTACCTCACGTCCGGCGCCGACGCCCTGCACACCGAAGCCTGCGAGGCCAAGAGCgcccgggggggcggcggcagcCGAGACAAAAGCGGAGGTGTttgcccttcctcttcctcgtcttCCGCCTCGCCGTCGTcatcctccacctcctccttctcctccctgtcctcctcctcctcttcctcgtcctcttcCAAGAAGAAGCCGGCTCCCTCCTCCCTGTCGCTCCAGCCGCAGCCGCACCAGCcgcagcagccgcagcagcagcagcagccagcgcAGTCGCAGTCGCAGTCGCTGTCCCagccgcagcagcagccgcagccgCAGCCGCAGCAGCAGACCCAGCGAG CCAAACCAACCACCTTGCCACTTCCTTTGACCCCAGAGTCTCCAAA tgaccaCAAGGGATCACCATTTGAGAACAAATCCATTGAACGCACATTGAGTGTGGAGCTATCTGGAACTCCAG GTCTGACACCACCGACCACGCCTCCTCACAAAGCCAGTCAAGAGAATCCTTTCAAAACATCGATCAAAAGCAAGCTGTCCTCATGCACCTCCTCGCCCCCGGCGAAAAAAGCCCGCCTGGAGGAGCCCCCCTCCTGCGCCCTGAAGAGGGGCCCCGAGCAGACTGAGCTGTACGCCCAGCTGAGCAAGGTGCCCGCCCTGCCCCTGGGGGGGCCGGAGGAGTGCAAGGGCAAGCGCGGCGCCCCCCGCGCTTTCGGCGACCACGACTATTGCCAGTTCATGAGCACAAAGCGCCACCTCTCCCTGGGCCTCCCGCTCGGCTGTCTGGACGGCAGGCACGCGGAATGCTGGGACGCGACCGcgcctccttcctcctcctcctcctccttcttctcgtCTTCcgcctcctcatcttcctcccgCCCTTGCTCTCTGGCGGGACAGTTGCGGGGCGTTTCCTCTGTGGAGCACGAGCCCGCCCCGAACCGGGACGGGCAGCGCCAGGGTCAAGCTCCACAGGCCAGGCCGCCGGCCGACGGCGGCGAATCTGGCAGGAGGAAGCCGCTCCGCGACCAAGAGATCAGGGCGGAACTCAACAAGCACTTTGGTCACCCCAAGCAAGCCATTTACAGCGAGGACAAGCCGgcgggggccccggggcccgagGAGAGCGACTCCGGGGACGAGTATTACCGCAAGCTGCCGGGGTACGTGCACCCGGGCCTGCCCTTGGACGGCGTCCTGGAGGACAGCGAGGACGAGCACGAGCGCTTCCTCTTCCCCTGGGAGGGCTCCCACCTGGACCTGCTCCTGCAGGGCTCCCCGTCCTGCTCCCCGTCCAGCTGCTCCCCGTCGCGGAGCTCCGTCTCCCCGCCCGCCtcgctcttctcctcctcccagcgCTTCCACTGGCCCAGCGCCGCctcccggtcccggtcccggtccgCGTCGTTCCGCCGGCGGCGCTCCCTCTCGCGGTCCCCCTTCTCCCGCTCGCGCTCCAGGTCCCCCTGCAGCCGCTCCGCTTCACG GTCTCCTCAGCATGTGGACTCCAGCACGTGCAAGTCCAGGGCTCCCaaaagcccacacacacagtccaggtCCCACTCTCGATCCCCTTTCAGTCGCAGGCCAAG GTACGACAGCTACGAGGAATACCAGCACGAGCGCCTCAAGAGGGAGGAGCACCGCCGCGACTACGAGAAGCGGGAGTTCGAGCGGGCCGAGCAGCGGGAGAGGCAGAGGCAAAAAGCAATA GAGGAGAGACGGGTGGTGTATGTGGGGAGGCTCCGATCCGACAGCACTCGAACTGAGCTCAAGAGGCGCTTTGAAGTCTTTGGCGAAATCGAGGAGTGCGCTGTAAACCTGAGAGACGACGG ggACAATTTTGGCTTCATCACCTACCGCTACACTTGTGACGCCTTCGCTGCTCTTGAGAACGGACACACCTTGCGCAGGTCTAATGAGCCTCAGTTTGAGCTCTGCTTTGGTGGAAGAAAGCAGTTTTGCAAGTCAAATTACACAGACTTGG ACTCCCATTCTGATGACTTTGATCCCGCCTCCACTAAAAGCAAGTATGACTCCATGGATTTTGACAGCTTGCTACGGGAGGCCCAGCGCAGCCTGAGAAGGTAA
- the ppargc1a gene encoding peroxisome proliferator-activated receptor gamma coactivator 1-alpha isoform X1 — protein sequence MEGYALSEDELFSSCLHNFTWENAHDQCAALVGEDQPLCPDLPELDLSELDVSDLDADSFLGGLKWYSDQSEIISNQYGNEASNLFEKIDDENEANLLAVLTETLDSIPVDEDGLPSFEALADGDVTNASDQSCPSTPDGSPPTPETEEPSLLKKLLLAPANSQLSYNQYTGGKTQNHAASNHRNRPTPAVVKTENPWTCKPRGACSQQARPVRRPCTELLKYLTSGADALHTEACEAKSARGGGGSRDKSGGVCPSSSSSSASPSSSSTSSFSSLSSSSSSSSSSKKKPAPSSLSLQPQPHQPQQPQQQQQPAQSQSQSLSQPQQQPQPQPQQQTQRAKPTTLPLPLTPESPNDHKGSPFENKSIERTLSVELSGTPGLTPPTTPPHKASQENPFKTSIKSKLSSCTSSPPAKKARLEEPPSCALKRGPEQTELYAQLSKVPALPLGGPEECKGKRGAPRAFGDHDYCQFMSTKRHLSLGLPLGCLDGRHAECWDATAPPSSSSSSFFSSSASSSSSRPCSLAGQLRGVSSVEHEPAPNRDGQRQGQAPQARPPADGGESGRRKPLRDQEIRAELNKHFGHPKQAIYSEDKPAGAPGPEESDSGDEYYRKLPGYVHPGLPLDGVLEDSEDEHERFLFPWEGSHLDLLLQGSPSCSPSSCSPSRSSVSPPASLFSSSQRFHWPSAASRSRSRSASFRRRRSLSRSPFSRSRSRSPCSRSASRSPQHVDSSTCKSRAPKSPHTQSRSHSRSPFSRRPRYDSYEEYQHERLKREEHRRDYEKREFERAEQRERQRQKAIEERRVVYVGRLRSDSTRTELKRRFEVFGEIEECAVNLRDDGDNFGFITYRYTCDAFAALENGHTLRRSNEPQFELCFGGRKQFCKSNYTDLDSHSDDFDPASTKSKYDSMDFDSLLREAQRSLRR from the exons AAGATAGATGATGAAAATGAGGCCAACTTGCTGGCAGTGCTCACAGAGACCCTGGACAGCATCCCGGTGGACGAGGACGGATTGCCTTCCTTCGAGGCCCTGGCAGATGGGGACGTGACCAATGCCAGCGACCAGAGCTGTCCCTCCACGCCCGACGGCTCCCCCCCTACCCCGGAAACCGAGGAGCCGTCTCTG CTGAAGAAACTCCTGCTGGCACCTGCTAACTCACAGCTCAGCTATAATCAATACACAGGTGGCAAGACACAAAACCATGCAGCCAGCAACCACAGGAACAGACCAACACCTGCTGTCGTCAAG ACGGAGAACCCCTGGACCTGCAAACCGAGGGGAGCCTGTTCGCAGCAGGCCAGGCCAGTGAGACGCCCCTGCACTGAGCTGCTCAAGTACCTCACGTCCGGCGCCGACGCCCTGCACACCGAAGCCTGCGAGGCCAAGAGCgcccgggggggcggcggcagcCGAGACAAAAGCGGAGGTGTttgcccttcctcttcctcgtcttCCGCCTCGCCGTCGTcatcctccacctcctccttctcctccctgtcctcctcctcctcttcctcgtcctcttcCAAGAAGAAGCCGGCTCCCTCCTCCCTGTCGCTCCAGCCGCAGCCGCACCAGCcgcagcagccgcagcagcagcagcagccagcgcAGTCGCAGTCGCAGTCGCTGTCCCagccgcagcagcagccgcagccgCAGCCGCAGCAGCAGACCCAGCGAG CCAAACCAACCACCTTGCCACTTCCTTTGACCCCAGAGTCTCCAAA tgaccaCAAGGGATCACCATTTGAGAACAAATCCATTGAACGCACATTGAGTGTGGAGCTATCTGGAACTCCAG GTCTGACACCACCGACCACGCCTCCTCACAAAGCCAGTCAAGAGAATCCTTTCAAAACATCGATCAAAAGCAAGCTGTCCTCATGCACCTCCTCGCCCCCGGCGAAAAAAGCCCGCCTGGAGGAGCCCCCCTCCTGCGCCCTGAAGAGGGGCCCCGAGCAGACTGAGCTGTACGCCCAGCTGAGCAAGGTGCCCGCCCTGCCCCTGGGGGGGCCGGAGGAGTGCAAGGGCAAGCGCGGCGCCCCCCGCGCTTTCGGCGACCACGACTATTGCCAGTTCATGAGCACAAAGCGCCACCTCTCCCTGGGCCTCCCGCTCGGCTGTCTGGACGGCAGGCACGCGGAATGCTGGGACGCGACCGcgcctccttcctcctcctcctcctccttcttctcgtCTTCcgcctcctcatcttcctcccgCCCTTGCTCTCTGGCGGGACAGTTGCGGGGCGTTTCCTCTGTGGAGCACGAGCCCGCCCCGAACCGGGACGGGCAGCGCCAGGGTCAAGCTCCACAGGCCAGGCCGCCGGCCGACGGCGGCGAATCTGGCAGGAGGAAGCCGCTCCGCGACCAAGAGATCAGGGCGGAACTCAACAAGCACTTTGGTCACCCCAAGCAAGCCATTTACAGCGAGGACAAGCCGgcgggggccccggggcccgagGAGAGCGACTCCGGGGACGAGTATTACCGCAAGCTGCCGGGGTACGTGCACCCGGGCCTGCCCTTGGACGGCGTCCTGGAGGACAGCGAGGACGAGCACGAGCGCTTCCTCTTCCCCTGGGAGGGCTCCCACCTGGACCTGCTCCTGCAGGGCTCCCCGTCCTGCTCCCCGTCCAGCTGCTCCCCGTCGCGGAGCTCCGTCTCCCCGCCCGCCtcgctcttctcctcctcccagcgCTTCCACTGGCCCAGCGCCGCctcccggtcccggtcccggtccgCGTCGTTCCGCCGGCGGCGCTCCCTCTCGCGGTCCCCCTTCTCCCGCTCGCGCTCCAGGTCCCCCTGCAGCCGCTCCGCTTCACG GTCTCCTCAGCATGTGGACTCCAGCACGTGCAAGTCCAGGGCTCCCaaaagcccacacacacagtccaggtCCCACTCTCGATCCCCTTTCAGTCGCAGGCCAAG GTACGACAGCTACGAGGAATACCAGCACGAGCGCCTCAAGAGGGAGGAGCACCGCCGCGACTACGAGAAGCGGGAGTTCGAGCGGGCCGAGCAGCGGGAGAGGCAGAGGCAAAAAGCAATA GAGGAGAGACGGGTGGTGTATGTGGGGAGGCTCCGATCCGACAGCACTCGAACTGAGCTCAAGAGGCGCTTTGAAGTCTTTGGCGAAATCGAGGAGTGCGCTGTAAACCTGAGAGACGACGG ggACAATTTTGGCTTCATCACCTACCGCTACACTTGTGACGCCTTCGCTGCTCTTGAGAACGGACACACCTTGCGCAGGTCTAATGAGCCTCAGTTTGAGCTCTGCTTTGGTGGAAGAAAGCAGTTTTGCAAGTCAAATTACACAGACTTGG ACTCCCATTCTGATGACTTTGATCCCGCCTCCACTAAAAGCAAGTATGACTCCATGGATTTTGACAGCTTGCTACGGGAGGCCCAGCGCAGCCTGAGAAGGTAA
- the ppargc1a gene encoding peroxisome proliferator-activated receptor gamma coactivator 1-alpha isoform X4, producing the protein MAWDRCNQDSVWREFECAALVGEDQPLCPDLPELDLSELDVSDLDADSFLGGLKWYSDQSEIISNQYGNEASNLFEIDDENEANLLAVLTETLDSIPVDEDGLPSFEALADGDVTNASDQSCPSTPDGSPPTPETEEPSLLKKLLLAPANSQLSYNQYTGGKTQNHAASNHRNRPTPAVVKTENPWTCKPRGACSQQARPVRRPCTELLKYLTSGADALHTEACEAKSARGGGGSRDKSGGVCPSSSSSSASPSSSSTSSFSSLSSSSSSSSSSKKKPAPSSLSLQPQPHQPQQPQQQQQPAQSQSQSLSQPQQQPQPQPQQQTQRAKPTTLPLPLTPESPNDHKGSPFENKSIERTLSVELSGTPGLTPPTTPPHKASQENPFKTSIKSKLSSCTSSPPAKKARLEEPPSCALKRGPEQTELYAQLSKVPALPLGGPEECKGKRGAPRAFGDHDYCQFMSTKRHLSLGLPLGCLDGRHAECWDATAPPSSSSSSFFSSSASSSSSRPCSLAGQLRGVSSVEHEPAPNRDGQRQGQAPQARPPADGGESGRRKPLRDQEIRAELNKHFGHPKQAIYSEDKPAGAPGPEESDSGDEYYRKLPGYVHPGLPLDGVLEDSEDEHERFLFPWEGSHLDLLLQGSPSCSPSSCSPSRSSVSPPASLFSSSQRFHWPSAASRSRSRSASFRRRRSLSRSPFSRSRSRSPCSRSASRSPQHVDSSTCKSRAPKSPHTQSRSHSRSPFSRRPRYDSYEEYQHERLKREEHRRDYEKREFERAEQRERQRQKAIEERRVVYVGRLRSDSTRTELKRRFEVFGEIEECAVNLRDDGDNFGFITYRYTCDAFAALENGHTLRRSNEPQFELCFGGRKQFCKSNYTDLDSHSDDFDPASTKSKYDSMDFDSLLREAQRSLRR; encoded by the exons ATAGATGATGAAAATGAGGCCAACTTGCTGGCAGTGCTCACAGAGACCCTGGACAGCATCCCGGTGGACGAGGACGGATTGCCTTCCTTCGAGGCCCTGGCAGATGGGGACGTGACCAATGCCAGCGACCAGAGCTGTCCCTCCACGCCCGACGGCTCCCCCCCTACCCCGGAAACCGAGGAGCCGTCTCTG CTGAAGAAACTCCTGCTGGCACCTGCTAACTCACAGCTCAGCTATAATCAATACACAGGTGGCAAGACACAAAACCATGCAGCCAGCAACCACAGGAACAGACCAACACCTGCTGTCGTCAAG ACGGAGAACCCCTGGACCTGCAAACCGAGGGGAGCCTGTTCGCAGCAGGCCAGGCCAGTGAGACGCCCCTGCACTGAGCTGCTCAAGTACCTCACGTCCGGCGCCGACGCCCTGCACACCGAAGCCTGCGAGGCCAAGAGCgcccgggggggcggcggcagcCGAGACAAAAGCGGAGGTGTttgcccttcctcttcctcgtcttCCGCCTCGCCGTCGTcatcctccacctcctccttctcctccctgtcctcctcctcctcttcctcgtcctcttcCAAGAAGAAGCCGGCTCCCTCCTCCCTGTCGCTCCAGCCGCAGCCGCACCAGCcgcagcagccgcagcagcagcagcagccagcgcAGTCGCAGTCGCAGTCGCTGTCCCagccgcagcagcagccgcagccgCAGCCGCAGCAGCAGACCCAGCGAG CCAAACCAACCACCTTGCCACTTCCTTTGACCCCAGAGTCTCCAAA tgaccaCAAGGGATCACCATTTGAGAACAAATCCATTGAACGCACATTGAGTGTGGAGCTATCTGGAACTCCAG GTCTGACACCACCGACCACGCCTCCTCACAAAGCCAGTCAAGAGAATCCTTTCAAAACATCGATCAAAAGCAAGCTGTCCTCATGCACCTCCTCGCCCCCGGCGAAAAAAGCCCGCCTGGAGGAGCCCCCCTCCTGCGCCCTGAAGAGGGGCCCCGAGCAGACTGAGCTGTACGCCCAGCTGAGCAAGGTGCCCGCCCTGCCCCTGGGGGGGCCGGAGGAGTGCAAGGGCAAGCGCGGCGCCCCCCGCGCTTTCGGCGACCACGACTATTGCCAGTTCATGAGCACAAAGCGCCACCTCTCCCTGGGCCTCCCGCTCGGCTGTCTGGACGGCAGGCACGCGGAATGCTGGGACGCGACCGcgcctccttcctcctcctcctcctccttcttctcgtCTTCcgcctcctcatcttcctcccgCCCTTGCTCTCTGGCGGGACAGTTGCGGGGCGTTTCCTCTGTGGAGCACGAGCCCGCCCCGAACCGGGACGGGCAGCGCCAGGGTCAAGCTCCACAGGCCAGGCCGCCGGCCGACGGCGGCGAATCTGGCAGGAGGAAGCCGCTCCGCGACCAAGAGATCAGGGCGGAACTCAACAAGCACTTTGGTCACCCCAAGCAAGCCATTTACAGCGAGGACAAGCCGgcgggggccccggggcccgagGAGAGCGACTCCGGGGACGAGTATTACCGCAAGCTGCCGGGGTACGTGCACCCGGGCCTGCCCTTGGACGGCGTCCTGGAGGACAGCGAGGACGAGCACGAGCGCTTCCTCTTCCCCTGGGAGGGCTCCCACCTGGACCTGCTCCTGCAGGGCTCCCCGTCCTGCTCCCCGTCCAGCTGCTCCCCGTCGCGGAGCTCCGTCTCCCCGCCCGCCtcgctcttctcctcctcccagcgCTTCCACTGGCCCAGCGCCGCctcccggtcccggtcccggtccgCGTCGTTCCGCCGGCGGCGCTCCCTCTCGCGGTCCCCCTTCTCCCGCTCGCGCTCCAGGTCCCCCTGCAGCCGCTCCGCTTCACG GTCTCCTCAGCATGTGGACTCCAGCACGTGCAAGTCCAGGGCTCCCaaaagcccacacacacagtccaggtCCCACTCTCGATCCCCTTTCAGTCGCAGGCCAAG GTACGACAGCTACGAGGAATACCAGCACGAGCGCCTCAAGAGGGAGGAGCACCGCCGCGACTACGAGAAGCGGGAGTTCGAGCGGGCCGAGCAGCGGGAGAGGCAGAGGCAAAAAGCAATA GAGGAGAGACGGGTGGTGTATGTGGGGAGGCTCCGATCCGACAGCACTCGAACTGAGCTCAAGAGGCGCTTTGAAGTCTTTGGCGAAATCGAGGAGTGCGCTGTAAACCTGAGAGACGACGG ggACAATTTTGGCTTCATCACCTACCGCTACACTTGTGACGCCTTCGCTGCTCTTGAGAACGGACACACCTTGCGCAGGTCTAATGAGCCTCAGTTTGAGCTCTGCTTTGGTGGAAGAAAGCAGTTTTGCAAGTCAAATTACACAGACTTGG ACTCCCATTCTGATGACTTTGATCCCGCCTCCACTAAAAGCAAGTATGACTCCATGGATTTTGACAGCTTGCTACGGGAGGCCCAGCGCAGCCTGAGAAGGTAA
- the ppargc1a gene encoding peroxisome proliferator-activated receptor gamma coactivator 1-alpha isoform X7, whose translation MGQSGSCGRCREERGVSASERPGGARHTHTHTAATVQRREESGHPILSQLLMSKRKPAHRHGNPHPAVLSHTSWGISLATAPSVPRGNRPSVRATERVHTETCAAGRQGDRQVRWSVQELSAPVAAMGYCGSEPSEGLKVGWLEGPMEQAGCVGDDVAEDVLGSPISWAQTALSPLFPDSVIPVGDLNLSMTQEQQLHSQAFCKPPDDRVLPLLAKPTTLPLPLTPESPNDHKGSPFENKSIERTLSVELSGTPGLTPPTTPPHKASQENPFKTSIKSKLSSCTSSPPAKKARLEEPPSCALKRGPEQTELYAQLSKVPALPLGGPEECKGKRGAPRAFGDHDYCQFMSTKRHLSLGLPLGCLDGRHAECWDATAPPSSSSSSFFSSSASSSSSRPCSLAGQLRGVSSVEHEPAPNRDGQRQGQAPQARPPADGGESGRRKPLRDQEIRAELNKHFGHPKQAIYSEDKPAGAPGPEESDSGDEYYRKLPGYVHPGLPLDGVLEDSEDEHERFLFPWEGSHLDLLLQGSPSCSPSSCSPSRSSVSPPASLFSSSQRFHWPSAASRSRSRSASFRRRRSLSRSPFSRSRSRSPCSRSASRSPQHVDSSTCKSRAPKSPHTQSRSHSRSPFSRRPRYDSYEEYQHERLKREEHRRDYEKREFERAEQRERQRQKAIEERRVVYVGRLRSDSTRTELKRRFEVFGEIEECAVNLRDDGDNFGFITYRYTCDAFAALENGHTLRRSNEPQFELCFGGRKQFCKSNYTDLDSHSDDFDPASTKSKYDSMDFDSLLREAQRSLRR comes from the exons ATGGGTCAGTCAGGCAGCTGTGGCCGTTGCCGTGAGGAGAGAGGCGTTTCGGCTAGCGAGCGCCCGGGCGGGGccagacacacgcatacgcacaccgCAGCCACGGTCCAGAGAAGGGAGGAGTCAGGGCACCCTATACTCAGCCAGCTGCTGATGTCCAAGCGTAAGCCCGCCCATCGCCATGGTAACCCACACCCAGCTGTTCTCTCCCACACCAGCTGGGGCATTTCCCTGGCAACCGCCCCCTCGGTCCCCAGAGGCAATAGGCCTTCAGTGCGGGCCACTGAGAGAGTTCACACAGAGACGTGCGCGGCGGGTCGCCAGGGTGACAGACAGGTCAGGTGGTCCGTTCAGGAACTCTCAGCTCCTGTAGCAGCCATGGGGTACTGTGGTAGTGAGCCAAGCGAGGGGCTGAAGGTGGGGTGGCTGGAGGGCCCCATGGAGCAGGCTGGTTGTGTTGGGGACGATGTTGCTGAAGATGTATTGGGCAGCCCCATATCCTGGGCACAGACAGCCCTGAGCCCCCTCTTCCCAGACTCTGTAATTCCAGTAGGAGACCTCAACCTCTCCATGACACAAGAGCAACAGCTACACAGTCAGGCATTCTGCAAGCCCCCCGACGACCGGGTCCTTCCTCTGTTAG CCAAACCAACCACCTTGCCACTTCCTTTGACCCCAGAGTCTCCAAA tgaccaCAAGGGATCACCATTTGAGAACAAATCCATTGAACGCACATTGAGTGTGGAGCTATCTGGAACTCCAG GTCTGACACCACCGACCACGCCTCCTCACAAAGCCAGTCAAGAGAATCCTTTCAAAACATCGATCAAAAGCAAGCTGTCCTCATGCACCTCCTCGCCCCCGGCGAAAAAAGCCCGCCTGGAGGAGCCCCCCTCCTGCGCCCTGAAGAGGGGCCCCGAGCAGACTGAGCTGTACGCCCAGCTGAGCAAGGTGCCCGCCCTGCCCCTGGGGGGGCCGGAGGAGTGCAAGGGCAAGCGCGGCGCCCCCCGCGCTTTCGGCGACCACGACTATTGCCAGTTCATGAGCACAAAGCGCCACCTCTCCCTGGGCCTCCCGCTCGGCTGTCTGGACGGCAGGCACGCGGAATGCTGGGACGCGACCGcgcctccttcctcctcctcctcctccttcttctcgtCTTCcgcctcctcatcttcctcccgCCCTTGCTCTCTGGCGGGACAGTTGCGGGGCGTTTCCTCTGTGGAGCACGAGCCCGCCCCGAACCGGGACGGGCAGCGCCAGGGTCAAGCTCCACAGGCCAGGCCGCCGGCCGACGGCGGCGAATCTGGCAGGAGGAAGCCGCTCCGCGACCAAGAGATCAGGGCGGAACTCAACAAGCACTTTGGTCACCCCAAGCAAGCCATTTACAGCGAGGACAAGCCGgcgggggccccggggcccgagGAGAGCGACTCCGGGGACGAGTATTACCGCAAGCTGCCGGGGTACGTGCACCCGGGCCTGCCCTTGGACGGCGTCCTGGAGGACAGCGAGGACGAGCACGAGCGCTTCCTCTTCCCCTGGGAGGGCTCCCACCTGGACCTGCTCCTGCAGGGCTCCCCGTCCTGCTCCCCGTCCAGCTGCTCCCCGTCGCGGAGCTCCGTCTCCCCGCCCGCCtcgctcttctcctcctcccagcgCTTCCACTGGCCCAGCGCCGCctcccggtcccggtcccggtccgCGTCGTTCCGCCGGCGGCGCTCCCTCTCGCGGTCCCCCTTCTCCCGCTCGCGCTCCAGGTCCCCCTGCAGCCGCTCCGCTTCACG GTCTCCTCAGCATGTGGACTCCAGCACGTGCAAGTCCAGGGCTCCCaaaagcccacacacacagtccaggtCCCACTCTCGATCCCCTTTCAGTCGCAGGCCAAG GTACGACAGCTACGAGGAATACCAGCACGAGCGCCTCAAGAGGGAGGAGCACCGCCGCGACTACGAGAAGCGGGAGTTCGAGCGGGCCGAGCAGCGGGAGAGGCAGAGGCAAAAAGCAATA GAGGAGAGACGGGTGGTGTATGTGGGGAGGCTCCGATCCGACAGCACTCGAACTGAGCTCAAGAGGCGCTTTGAAGTCTTTGGCGAAATCGAGGAGTGCGCTGTAAACCTGAGAGACGACGG ggACAATTTTGGCTTCATCACCTACCGCTACACTTGTGACGCCTTCGCTGCTCTTGAGAACGGACACACCTTGCGCAGGTCTAATGAGCCTCAGTTTGAGCTCTGCTTTGGTGGAAGAAAGCAGTTTTGCAAGTCAAATTACACAGACTTGG ACTCCCATTCTGATGACTTTGATCCCGCCTCCACTAAAAGCAAGTATGACTCCATGGATTTTGACAGCTTGCTACGGGAGGCCCAGCGCAGCCTGAGAAGGTAA